From Streptomyces sp. CMB-StM0423, a single genomic window includes:
- the selD gene encoding selenide, water dikinase SelD — protein MTVRLTQYAGGGGCACKIPPGELDALVSSLNRTGSRPKDPAAELLVGLEGGGDDAAVVRLDAERAVVTTADFFTPVVDDAYDWGRIAAANALSDVYAMGGTPWAAINLLAWPRDTLPMELAAEVLRGGRDVAHAAGCQVSGGHSVTDPEPKYGMSVVGMVHPGRMLRLDAAEPGRALTLTKPLGSGVLNARHKATGEIFPEAVAVMAALNRDAATAAVAAGIRAGTDVTGFGLLGHAYKLARASGVTLAIHAAAVPLLAAAGPAAADGFVSGGTRRNLAWVEPWVDFGKLPEVERLLLADAQTSGGLLLAGEVPGHPVIGEVLPAGESPVVVRG, from the coding sequence GTGACCGTTCGACTGACCCAGTACGCGGGCGGCGGTGGCTGCGCCTGCAAGATTCCGCCCGGCGAACTCGACGCCCTGGTCTCCTCCCTGAACCGGACGGGCAGCCGCCCGAAGGATCCGGCCGCAGAGCTGCTCGTGGGCCTGGAGGGCGGCGGGGACGACGCCGCCGTGGTCCGCCTCGACGCCGAGCGGGCCGTCGTCACCACGGCCGACTTCTTCACGCCGGTGGTCGACGACGCCTACGACTGGGGCAGGATCGCGGCGGCCAACGCGCTCTCCGACGTCTACGCGATGGGCGGCACCCCGTGGGCGGCGATCAACCTCCTCGCCTGGCCGAGGGACACGCTGCCGATGGAGCTGGCCGCCGAGGTGCTGCGGGGCGGCCGTGACGTGGCGCACGCGGCGGGCTGCCAGGTCTCGGGCGGCCACAGCGTGACCGACCCGGAGCCCAAGTACGGGATGTCGGTGGTGGGGATGGTCCACCCCGGGCGGATGCTGCGGCTGGACGCGGCCGAGCCGGGGCGGGCGCTGACCCTCACGAAACCGCTGGGCAGCGGGGTGCTCAACGCCCGGCACAAGGCGACCGGAGAGATCTTTCCCGAGGCGGTGGCCGTGATGGCGGCGCTCAACCGGGACGCGGCGACCGCGGCGGTGGCCGCGGGCATCCGGGCGGGCACGGATGTCACGGGGTTCGGGCTGCTGGGCCACGCGTACAAACTGGCGCGCGCCTCCGGCGTGACGCTGGCGATCCACGCGGCGGCCGTTCCGCTGCTGGCGGCGGCCGGGCCGGCGGCGGCGGACGGCTTCGTCAGCGGCGGCACCCGGCGGAATCTGGCGTGGGTCGAGCCCTGGGTGGACTTCGGCAAACTCCCCGAGGTGGAGCGGCTGTTGCTGGCCGACGCGCAGACCTCGGGAGGACTGCTGCTGGCCGGCGAGGTGCCGGGGCACCCGGTGATCGGCGAGGTGCTGCCGGCCGGCGAGTCGCCGGTGGTGGTACGCGGCTGA